The Malus domestica chromosome 10, GDT2T_hap1 genome contains a region encoding:
- the LOC103429687 gene encoding shaggy-related protein kinase eta: MADDKEISAPVVDGSDPTGHIISTTIGGKNGEPKQTISYMAERVVGTGSFGIVFQAKCLESGETVAIKKVLQDRRYKNRELQLMRVMDHPNVVSLKHCFFSTTSKNELFLNLVMEYVPETMYRVLKHYSNANQRMPLIYVKLYMYQIFRGLAYIHSVPGVCHRDLKPQNLLVDPLTHQVKLCDFGSAKVLVKGEGNISYICSRFYRAPELIFGATDYTTSIDIWSAGCVLAELLLGQPLFPGENAVDQLVEIIKVLGTPTREEIRCMNPNYTDFRFPQIKAHPWHKVFHKRMPPEAIDLASRLLQYSPSLRCTALEACAHSFFDDLREPNARLPNGRPFPPLFNFKQELSGATPELINRLIPDHVKRQMGLNFSHPAGT; encoded by the exons ATGGCTGACGATAAG GAAATTTCTGCTCCCGTTGTAGACGGTAGCGATCCGACCGGTCACATCATATCCACAACCATTGGAGGCAAAAATGGAGAACCAAAACAG ACTATTAGTTACATGGCGGAGCGCGTTGTGGGAACCGGTTCATTTGGAATTGTTTTCCAG GCGAAATGCTTGGAAAGTGGCGAGACTGTGGCTATAAAGAAGGTTTTGCAGGACAGAAGATACAAGAATCGGGAACTTCAATTGATGCGTGTGATGGACCATCCAAATGTGGTTTCTTTGAAGCACTGTTTCTTTTCCACTACCAGTAAAAATGAACTCTTTCTCAATCTGGTTATGGAATATGTCCCAGAGACTATGTACCGCGTTTTGAAGCATTACAGCAATGCAAACCAGAGAATGCCACTGATCTATGTCAAGCTTTACATGTACCAG ATTTTTAGAGGGCTGGCTTACATACACAGTGTTCCTGGAGTTTGCCATAGGGATTTGAAGCCTCAAAATCTTCTGGTTGATCCTCTTACTCACCAAGTTAAGCTTTgtgattttggaagtgcaaaAGTGCTG GTGAAAGGAGAAGGAAACATATCATACATATGTTCACGTTTCTATCGGGCTCCTGAACTTATATTTGGTGCCACGGATTATACAACTTCAATCGATATCTGGTCAGCTGGTTGTGTCCTAGCAGAGCTTCTTTTGGGCCAG CCATTGTTCCCGGGAGAAAATGCAGTTGACCAGCTTGTGGAGATCATCAAG GTTCTTGGCACGCCAACACGTGAAGAAATTCGTTGCATGAATCCAAATTATACTGATTTTCGATTTCCACAGATAAAAGCTCATCCTTGGCACAAG GTTTTCCACAAACGGATGCCTCCAGAAGCAATTGATCTGGCTTCCAGACTGCTGCAATACTCACCAAGTCTTCGCTGCACAGCT CTAGAAGCTTGTGCACATTCTTTCTTTGATGACCTTCGTGAGCCCAATGCTCGTCTTCCAAACGGTCGCCCATTTCCACCTCTCTTTAATTTCAAGCAGGAG TTGTCTGGCGCCACCCCAGAACTTATCAATAGGTTGATACCTGATCATGTGAAACGCCAGATGGGTCTGAACTTCTCGCATCCGGCTGGCACATAA